GGTGGCGCTTGTCCCTCTGGGGGCCTCAGACGTCCTGCTCCATGGGTGTGGTGTTTGGGGGTAGTAGCTGCCTGCTGAGGTGACCCCTCCCCTGCCGGGGTGGGGCGGAGCCTCCTGCCGCCCCTTAGGCTCCCCTCCCGCAGCTCTTCTTCCACCTGTCCCGTGAGCGCGTGTTCTCCGAGGACCGGGCTCGTTTCTACGGCGCAGAGATCGTGTCGGCCCTGGACTACCTGCACTCCGAGAAGAACGTCGTGTACCGCGACCTCAAGGTGCGACACGGGCTGGCGGGAGCCAGGGGTGGGGCTTGGCGTCAATGACCAGGGCCTCCCTGCACAGCTGGAGAACCTCATGCTGGACAAGGACGGGCACATTAAGATCACGGACTTCGGGCTGTGCAAGGAGGGCATTAAGGACGGCGCCACCATGAAGACCTTCTGTGGGACACCTGAGTACCTGGCTCCTGAGGTGGGTGTCCCCACACTTGTCATGTGTGTACTATGGCACTGAGCACCCCACCCTCTTGCCCCTCCTCTCCGGTGTCCTGGCACGCTGTGACACTGAGTCCCTGTTCAGGTGCTGGAGGACAATGACTATGGCCGGGCCGTGGACTGGTGGGGGCTGGGTGTGGTTATGTACGAGATGCTGTGCGGCCGCCTGCCCTTCTACAACCAGGACCACGAGAAGTTGTTTGAGCTCATACTGATGGAGGAGATCCGCTTCCCGCGCACGCTGGGCCCAGAGGCCAAGTCCCTGCTCTCCGGGCTGCTGAAGAAGGACCCCAAGCAGAGGTGAGGGCGCCAGCCTGGCTACAGCTTTGCTCCTGGCCCCGCCCCAGGTGTGCCTAGAGCCGTGCCCAACAGTGTGGGACAGTGCTCATCTGTGGCCTGCGCTCAGCGTGGGGGGGCGGGGCAGGCCCGGGTTGGGGGCGGCCCTCAACCTGCTGCAGCTCTAACTGCCGGGCTTCCTACAGCTGTTCAGAGGGGCATGCTGGGTCCCACCACAGAGGTGCTGCCCAGATGAGCGTGGCCTGAGCCTCTCGCTTGTCTCCCTGCAGGCTCGGCGGGGGCTCCGAGGACGCCAAGGAGATCATGCAGCACCGCTTCTTTGCCAGCATCGTGTGGCAGGATGTGTATGAGAAGAAGGTGCCAAGCTCCCCATGCACCCAGTCACGACTGGCTCCTCCGCTGCGAGCATGCTCACTTCTGCACATGCGCACAGCCGCCTGGGCGCGCACCCTTCCCTCACGCACAGCGTAGTGCGTGGCTGATTGGCACACTCGCCACTGGACCTGCCGAGGCCCGGCGACCAGGAGCTTTGTCCATGCCCCTCTGTGGCCAGCACTCAGAGGGTCTGACACAGCAGCCGTCCTCCTGGAAGCTGGCCCAGCCCTTCCTCCTCCCCCAGAGGAGCTGCACACACCCTGTGCCTCGCCTGCACTGCGTCTGGTGCCAGTACCAGGGCCCCTCCCCAGCGCTGCACGGGTGGGGGCTGGCTGAGGTGGCACCCCCTGCTCGCTACTGGTTCCTCCAGGGTTCGACCTCAGGTCCTGCTGCTGCTAGGAGAGCTATGCCCCCTTGAGTGTGGGGGACAGCACCGGCTCTACCAGCAGTGTGGAGTCCACCAGCAGGCAGAAGGGCTGTACTACATGGGTCCTGTCACTGAACACCCTTGCTGAATGCCCATCACAGTTCACATGTGGCTGATGGGTTGGGCCCATGCCTCAGTCCTCCCTGCAACACAGGTCCCTTGCTCTTGCCCAGCTTCCTGACACCTTCTGCCCAGCCCTGACCCAAAACCACACGAGTCCTCTAGGGGTAGTCCTGTCCTAAGGTGACTAAGGACAGTGCCTGCCTGTGACCCTGGGGCCACTGGAGGTCCTCTCCCAGCTGTGTTCTTGCCCAGCTGAATGCTGCGTGCTCCCTGGGCAGAAAGAGGCAGGCAGGCTCACCCGGTGCCCTGGCCCAGTCTGCTTTTGACCCTTTCCTTCCCCATTCTTAAGAAAACCTGAGTAAATGACAGCCAGGGAGGGAACAGGACTGTCCCTCCCCTTACTGTTGGGGTTCCCGGGAGCACCCCTCCCAGAGCTGTGCCCTTCTCAGGATGGCAGTGCTGCCTGGGGGAGCTCAGGCGCTGGGAGGGTCCAGCTCCTCCTGAGGTGGGGTTTGCTGGGGAATGGAGGGAGGCCTCTAACCTGTCTTTCCTTCCCCCACTGCAGCTCAGCCCACCCTTCAAGCCCCAGGTCACATCAGAGACGGATACCAGGTATTTTGATGAGGAGTTCACGGCGCAGATGATCACCATCACACCGCCTGACCAAGGTAAGGGAGAGCCGCTCTCTCCAGGGCAGACTGGGCACTGCCTCTGCCTGGGGCAGCAGTGTCTGGCTTTATTGGCTTCAGATGCTTTAAGATCCAGTTCCTCTtgaaggctggtagtgactagggTAGGGAATTGACATTCTGAGGGCCAGGCTCATGGCTTGTGGGTGGGGGCCTTGCTGCATGATGGGTAGCCTTAGGTCTGAGCCATCTTTGTGGCCCCGCAGATGACAACATGGAGTGCGTGGACAGCGAGCGCAGGCCACACTTCCCCCAGTTCTCCTACTCGGCCAGCGGCACAGCCTGAGGGCCGCCAGGAGGGCCTTGGCAGCCCTGTGCTGCGAGATGTCCTGGACCCAGGAGCCTCATGTGGACGATCTGTATCTGATGGTCTCATTTTCAGACGCATTGGGGAGGAGTTATGCCAGCCTCCACGGGTGGGAGGATATTCCTGCTGTGGCTGGCATCCGGCCTCCCCGCCAGGTCAAAAGGAAAACTCTTCTGcagtttttcttaatttatttcatcCGATTTGTTCTCCAGATATGGCCTTGGCCCTCAGAACATTAAATTCCCTAGGAGAACGTTAAGGACTTCTGCAGCCCCCTGCAATGTGGGCCTGCGGGTCTGGCCACCACCCTGTCTGCCGCCGTCCCTCTCGGCTATCACCTGCCTTTAAGGACCAGGCCCCTGCCCCGGCCTGGGGGCACCGGGAGCACCTTCATTCCCTCAGGAAGGCACATGGCAGCCCCTAGCCCAAGGACTGTGCCTCTGAGGAGGTCCTTGGAGCTGGCCCCACATGGGGCTGGGGGGTGGGCCTGACAGGGCAGGGGAGCGAGTTTCAATTGTTGCTGTCTATTCTGCTGTGTGGAGGCACTCGG
This region of Callospermophilus lateralis isolate mCalLat2 chromosome 3, mCalLat2.hap1, whole genome shotgun sequence genomic DNA includes:
- the Akt1 gene encoding RAC-alpha serine/threonine-protein kinase, which produces MNDVAIVKEGWLHKRGEYIKTWRPRYFLLKNDGTFIGYKERPQDVDQRESPLNNFSVAQCQLMKTERPRPNTFIIRCLQWTTVIERTFHVETPEEREEWTTAIQTVADGLKRQEEEMMDFRSGSPSDNSGAEEMEVSLAKPKHRVTMNEFEYLKLLGKGTFGKVILVKEKATGRYYAMKILKKEVIVAKDEVAHTLTENRVLQNSRHPFLTALKYSFQTHDRLCFVMEYANGGELFFHLSRERVFSEDRARFYGAEIVSALDYLHSEKNVVYRDLKLENLMLDKDGHIKITDFGLCKEGIKDGATMKTFCGTPEYLAPEVLEDNDYGRAVDWWGLGVVMYEMLCGRLPFYNQDHEKLFELILMEEIRFPRTLGPEAKSLLSGLLKKDPKQRLGGGSEDAKEIMQHRFFASIVWQDVYEKKLSPPFKPQVTSETDTRYFDEEFTAQMITITPPDQDDNMECVDSERRPHFPQFSYSASGTA